GCCATCATTAACTTATTCCAATTTGAAAGGTAATTATCTTCTTAAAATGTTTTATATCAACGCATTTGAAATTAGGTCTATTTATAGGGAACTTCCGAACATTAGAGTAGGCTGAATAACACCAAGGTGATACTCATGGCTTCATTAAATCGATTCGTCAAGGCTGAACTTGTATACCTTCTGACATTGATGTTAATACTAAATTTACTTGGTTTTTGTCCGTTTCAGGGTTTTGACGATATATTCCTAAAACGGACGGGCCTTTTACCATTTATAGATCTTCGACCAGGGTATCCTCCACTTGGAAAATTACCATATTACTTTTTTTCAGTTAGTCTCTCACAGAGCATGTATGCTTTTTTCACCTTTATCTTTAATGCATGCGCAATGTTTGTTTTTGGGATAGCAGTCTACTTATGTATTTCAAAAATAAATCCCAAAAAAGCCTTTATTTTAACGTTTACAATCCTCATGATGCCAACTGTAATTTACTTCAATTTAATACATTCTCACGCTGATTCTCTTGCTCTTACATCTATAGCGCTTATTTTATACTTCATTCAAAACCCTGTTTTATGCGGGGTAATATGCGGTATCGGTGCACTTGTAAAATATTACCCAGCTATTCTTTTGATTCCTCTTCTAATCTATTATAAAAAAATCAAGGAAAAGATAATGCTGTTGTATTGCTTCATTTCAACTTTATTGTTACTTTCTCTGCCATTTTTACTCTCAGATCCATTAATGTACATTTCTTCTGTTGAGAGTCACTTGATGAGGGGGCCTTCTGAATCGATTTTCTCAATCATTGATGGATATTACGGCCATACAGGTTTCTTGCATCCTACTTTCGACGCTACAATTTATGCATGGCAATTTGCTGCTCTTTACAATCCATCACATGATGACCACTTTAGATACAAGTGGAACTTGCCCTTTCTTCCATACGTGTCCATAATGCTACAAATTTTTTCGATTGTTGTCACCAGCTGGGCAGCAAGGAAAACGGGAAACCCAAAAAAGTCAATACAGTTAATTTCATTAGGACTTTTCTCGTATTTTGCGTTTTCTACTTTTTATAATCCGCTAGTTCATTTTCCACAAGTTTTCTTTTTAGCTCTAGCTACATTAAGCTGGAGCACAAATAAACAGATACTTATTCTTGCTACTTTTGAAATTATTAACTTATTTCATTCATTAGTGTGGTTTTCACCCTTTTTTTCAACAGTAGGCGTATTACTTCCGCTTACATTCACAGTAACGTTTCGGACGATTTTGTATGGCTTAGTTTTCTTGAATTTCGCTAAAAGGGGAGAAGTGTAAACATGAGAAAAATTCACTTTTGTTTTCTGTCCATTCTTTGTTTAAT
The sequence above is drawn from the Candidatus Bathyarchaeota archaeon genome and encodes:
- a CDS encoding DUF2029 domain-containing protein, translated to MASLNRFVKAELVYLLTLMLILNLLGFCPFQGFDDIFLKRTGLLPFIDLRPGYPPLGKLPYYFFSVSLSQSMYAFFTFIFNACAMFVFGIAVYLCISKINPKKAFILTFTILMMPTVIYFNLIHSHADSLALTSIALILYFIQNPVLCGVICGIGALVKYYPAILLIPLLIYYKKIKEKIMLLYCFISTLLLLSLPFLLSDPLMYISSVESHLMRGPSESIFSIIDGYYGHTGFLHPTFDATIYAWQFAALYNPSHDDHFRYKWNLPFLPYVSIMLQIFSIVVTSWAARKTGNPKKSIQLISLGLFSYFAFSTFYNPLVHFPQVFFLALATLSWSTNKQILILATFEIINLFHSLVWFSPFFSTVGVLLPLTFTVTFRTILYGLVFLNFAKRGEV